The following are from one region of the Methyloversatilis discipulorum genome:
- the dctP gene encoding TRAP transporter substrate-binding protein DctP, which produces MKSQRRSVLRGFVATTLSASLLAIGLGAAQPALAQTTLKLSHQFPASTTPDGDFRDRLAKQFAAEVEKRTQGQVKITVYPGNSLMKTNTQFGALRKGVLDMSVLPLAYGGGEVPEVNLTLMPALITSYEQGLRWRTSPIGQRLEKHLEEKGMKILTWVWQAGGIASAGQPMVTPADVKGSKFRGGSREMDVMLKEAGAAITNVPSNEIYSGMQSKVLDAALTSSTSHISFRLYETSKSFTTGRDHSFWYMFEPLLISMNTFNKLTPEQQKVLVEVGLSLEKFAMEEAKKDDERAAEVFAKAGIKVVDMDEAAFNQWRALAQKTSWKDFAEKVKDGKTWMDMATSVK; this is translated from the coding sequence ATGAAATCCCAGCGCCGTTCCGTCCTGCGCGGCTTTGTCGCGACCACCCTTTCCGCATCCCTGCTGGCCATCGGCCTGGGCGCAGCCCAGCCTGCGCTTGCCCAGACCACCCTGAAGCTGTCGCACCAGTTCCCTGCATCCACCACACCCGACGGTGACTTCCGCGACCGGCTCGCCAAGCAGTTTGCCGCCGAAGTCGAGAAGCGCACCCAGGGTCAGGTCAAGATCACCGTCTATCCCGGCAATTCGCTGATGAAGACCAACACCCAGTTCGGCGCGCTGCGCAAGGGCGTGCTGGACATGTCGGTCCTTCCGCTGGCCTACGGCGGCGGCGAAGTGCCGGAAGTGAACCTGACGCTGATGCCGGCGCTGATCACCTCCTACGAGCAGGGCCTGCGCTGGCGCACCTCGCCCATCGGCCAGCGGCTCGAAAAGCATCTGGAAGAGAAGGGCATGAAGATCCTGACCTGGGTGTGGCAGGCCGGCGGCATCGCCTCGGCCGGACAGCCCATGGTCACCCCGGCAGACGTGAAGGGCAGCAAGTTCCGGGGCGGCAGCCGCGAAATGGACGTGATGCTGAAGGAAGCCGGCGCCGCCATCACCAACGTGCCGTCGAACGAGATCTACAGCGGCATGCAGTCCAAGGTGCTCGACGCCGCTCTGACCTCCTCCACCTCGCACATCAGCTTCCGCCTGTACGAAACGTCGAAGTCCTTCACCACCGGTCGCGATCACAGCTTCTGGTACATGTTCGAGCCGCTGCTCATTTCGATGAACACCTTCAACAAGCTCACGCCCGAACAGCAGAAGGTGCTGGTCGAGGTCGGCCTGAGCCTGGAGAAGTTCGCGATGGAAGAGGCGAAGAAGGACGACGAGCGCGCCGCCGAAGTGTTCGCCAAGGCCGGCATCAAGGTGGTGGACATGGACGAGGCCGCGTTCAACCAGTGGCGCGCGCTCGCCCAGAAGACCTCGTGGAAGGACTTTGCCGAGAAAGTGAAGGACGGCAAGACCTGGATGGACATGGCCACTTCGGTCAAGTAA
- a CDS encoding TRAP transporter small permease encodes MFSLIAGALRRFNRLAAYLSGAVIIVAAGILVWQVAVRYWLKWPTDWEIELCVMLLIISTFMSAAHTQAERGHVAIDLLDTMLPAGINRLRQRLADVLTFAFCGFVAFNAWEFFHEAWADGKTSPSLWGPKLWIPYLFVALGMTTLTLELALQTLRRKEA; translated from the coding sequence ATGTTCTCGCTGATTGCCGGCGCGCTGCGCCGGTTCAACCGGCTTGCCGCCTATCTGTCGGGCGCCGTCATCATCGTGGCGGCCGGCATCCTGGTGTGGCAGGTCGCGGTGCGCTACTGGCTCAAGTGGCCCACAGACTGGGAAATCGAGCTATGCGTCATGCTGCTCATCATTTCCACCTTCATGAGTGCGGCCCACACCCAGGCCGAACGCGGCCATGTGGCGATCGACCTGCTCGACACCATGCTGCCCGCCGGTATCAACCGGCTGCGGCAGCGGCTGGCCGACGTACTCACCTTCGCCTTCTGCGGCTTCGTCGCCTTCAACGCCTGGGAGTTCTTTCACGAGGCCTGGGCCGACGGCAAGACCAGTCCCTCGCTGTGGGGCCCGAAGCTGTGGATTCCGTATCTCTTCGTCGCGCTCGGCATGACCACGCTGACACTCGAACTGGCGCTGCAGACGCTGCGCCGCAAGGAGGCCTGA
- a CDS encoding TRAP transporter large permease, whose amino-acid sequence MDMLTLSLLFAVATFVGLFSGMPIAFALGGVALLFMLFFMPLSSLALVTETIYAELDNFTLLTIPLFVLMGAAIGKSRAGEDLYASLNRWLYRVPGGLGVANTLACSVFSAMCGSSPATCSAIGSSGIPQMRSRGYSDGLSTGLIAAGGTLGILIPPSLTLILYGLATEQSIGKLFMAGVGPGLLLTLLFALYVMWRYKKEKAQARASADAGGDGSHALLQEEHYSWAERLESLPRFAPFLAVIAIVMIALYGGWATPSEVAGIGAFFSLLMVMTIYKCYRWADLKVILNGTVKESCMIMMIIGMSFLYTWVMSNLNITQEAAQWLVTLPIGKWGFFLAVCVLLLVLGFFLPPVAIILMVTPIILPALNTHGFDLIWFGVIMTIMLEAGLVTPPVGLNLFVINGIAPDIPLKAIMKGVLPFIWLMLLAVLLLCLMPGIAMWLPDHYQGS is encoded by the coding sequence ATGGACATGCTCACGCTGTCTCTGCTGTTCGCCGTCGCCACCTTCGTCGGCCTGTTCTCGGGCATGCCGATCGCTTTCGCGCTCGGTGGCGTGGCCCTGCTGTTCATGCTGTTCTTCATGCCGCTGTCGTCGCTGGCGCTGGTGACCGAAACCATCTACGCCGAACTCGACAACTTCACGCTGCTCACCATCCCGCTGTTCGTGCTGATGGGCGCGGCGATCGGCAAGTCGCGCGCCGGCGAAGACCTCTACGCATCGCTGAACCGCTGGCTCTACCGCGTACCGGGCGGCCTCGGTGTCGCCAACACGCTGGCCTGTTCGGTGTTCTCGGCGATGTGCGGCTCCAGCCCGGCGACCTGCTCGGCCATCGGCAGCTCGGGCATTCCGCAGATGCGCAGCCGCGGCTACTCGGATGGCCTGTCCACCGGCCTGATCGCCGCCGGCGGCACGCTGGGCATCCTGATCCCGCCCAGCCTGACGCTCATCCTGTACGGCCTGGCCACCGAACAGTCGATCGGCAAGCTGTTCATGGCCGGTGTCGGCCCGGGCCTGCTGCTGACGCTGCTGTTCGCGCTCTACGTCATGTGGCGCTACAAGAAGGAAAAGGCGCAGGCGCGCGCGTCGGCCGACGCCGGTGGCGACGGTTCGCACGCGCTGCTGCAGGAGGAGCATTACAGCTGGGCGGAACGTCTGGAATCGCTGCCGCGCTTCGCGCCCTTCCTCGCCGTCATCGCCATCGTCATGATCGCGCTGTACGGCGGCTGGGCGACGCCGTCGGAAGTGGCCGGTATCGGCGCCTTCTTCTCGCTGCTGATGGTGATGACCATCTACAAGTGCTACCGCTGGGCCGACCTGAAGGTCATCCTGAACGGCACGGTGAAGGAAAGCTGCATGATCATGATGATCATCGGCATGTCCTTCCTCTACACCTGGGTGATGAGCAATCTGAACATTACCCAGGAAGCGGCACAGTGGCTTGTGACGCTGCCGATAGGCAAGTGGGGCTTCTTCCTCGCGGTGTGCGTGCTGCTGCTGGTGCTCGGCTTTTTCCTGCCGCCGGTGGCCATCATCCTGATGGTGACGCCCATCATCCTGCCGGCGCTGAATACGCACGGCTTCGACCTGATCTGGTTCGGCGTCATCATGACCATCATGCTGGAAGCCGGTCTGGTCACGCCGCCGGTCGGGCTGAACCTGTTCGTCATCAACGGCATCGCACCCGACATCCCGCTCAAGGCCATCATGAAGGGCGTGCTGCCCTTCATCTGGCTCATGCTGCTGGCGGTGCTGCTGCTGTGCCTGATGCCGGGCATCGCGATGTGGCTGCCCGACCACTACCAGGGGAGCTGA
- the mdcA gene encoding malonate decarboxylase subunit alpha: MGAPWNQRAARRARRLERLAPLTRGRQIAAADIVAALEAAIEPGDRVCLEGNNQKQADFLAESLADCSPERLHDLHMVQSVLALPAHIDVFERGIANRLDFSFSGPQANRLARLVEERRIAIGAIHTYLELFGRYFVDLTPDVCLIAAQAADADGNLYLGPNTEDTPAIVEATAFRHGLVIAQVNEKLDRLPRVDIPADWTDAFVVAPRPNYIEPLFTRDPAQITEIQVLMAMMAIKGIYAEYGVQRLNHGIGFDTAAIELLLPTYAESLGLRGRICSHWALNPHPTLIPAIEAGFVKSVHSFGSEVGMENYVAARSDVFFTGRDGSMRSNRAFCQTAGLYACDMFIGSTLQIDLAGNSSTATLGRIAGFGGAPNMGSDARGRRHASPAWLRAGRERAGDAIATRGQKLVVQTVETFREHMAPAFVDRLDAWQLMEDMGMDLPPIMIHGDDVTHIVTEEGIANLLLCRSAAEREQAIRGVAGYTLVGRARDARMVENLRDRGVIRRPEDIGIDKRDATRDLLAARSIKDLVRASGGLYDPPRRFRNW, encoded by the coding sequence ATGGGCGCGCCCTGGAATCAACGTGCGGCGCGCCGGGCGCGCCGGCTCGAACGGCTGGCGCCGCTCACCCGCGGCCGCCAGATCGCCGCGGCCGACATCGTCGCCGCGCTGGAAGCGGCGATCGAGCCGGGCGACCGCGTCTGCCTCGAAGGCAACAACCAGAAACAGGCCGACTTCCTCGCCGAATCGCTGGCCGACTGCTCGCCCGAGCGCCTGCACGATCTGCACATGGTGCAGTCGGTGCTGGCGCTGCCGGCGCACATCGACGTGTTCGAGCGCGGCATCGCGAACCGGCTCGACTTCTCGTTCTCCGGCCCGCAGGCGAACAGGCTGGCACGGCTGGTCGAGGAACGGCGCATCGCCATCGGCGCCATCCACACCTACCTCGAACTGTTCGGCCGCTACTTCGTCGATCTCACCCCCGACGTGTGCCTGATCGCCGCGCAGGCGGCGGACGCCGACGGCAACCTCTACCTCGGCCCGAACACCGAGGACACGCCGGCCATCGTCGAGGCGACCGCCTTCCGCCACGGCCTCGTCATCGCGCAGGTGAACGAAAAGCTGGATCGCCTGCCGCGCGTCGACATCCCGGCCGACTGGACCGACGCCTTCGTGGTCGCGCCGCGGCCCAACTACATCGAGCCGCTGTTCACCCGCGACCCGGCACAGATCACCGAAATCCAGGTGCTGATGGCGATGATGGCGATCAAGGGCATCTACGCCGAGTACGGCGTGCAGCGCCTGAATCACGGCATCGGCTTCGACACCGCGGCGATCGAACTGCTGCTGCCCACCTACGCCGAATCGCTGGGCCTGCGCGGCAGGATCTGCAGCCACTGGGCACTGAACCCGCACCCGACGCTGATCCCGGCGATCGAGGCGGGCTTCGTCAAATCGGTGCACAGCTTCGGCTCCGAAGTCGGCATGGAGAACTACGTCGCCGCCCGCTCCGACGTGTTCTTCACCGGCCGTGACGGCAGCATGCGGTCCAACCGCGCCTTCTGCCAGACCGCCGGCCTCTACGCCTGCGACATGTTCATCGGCTCGACGCTGCAGATCGACCTCGCCGGCAACAGTTCGACCGCCACGCTGGGCCGCATCGCCGGCTTCGGCGGCGCGCCGAACATGGGTTCGGATGCACGCGGGCGGCGCCACGCCAGTCCGGCCTGGCTGCGCGCCGGCCGCGAGCGCGCCGGCGACGCCATCGCCACGCGCGGCCAGAAGCTGGTGGTGCAAACGGTCGAAACCTTCCGCGAACACATGGCGCCGGCCTTCGTAGATCGGCTGGACGCCTGGCAGCTGATGGAGGACATGGGCATGGACCTGCCGCCTATCATGATCCACGGTGACGACGTGACCCACATCGTGACCGAAGAGGGCATCGCCAACCTGCTGCTGTGCCGCAGCGCCGCCGAACGCGAACAGGCGATACGCGGTGTGGCCGGCTACACGCTGGTGGGCCGCGCGCGCGATGCGCGCATGGTCGAGAACCTGCGCGACCGCGGCGTCATCCGCCGCCCCGAAGACATCGGCATCGACAAGCGCGACGCCACACGCGACCTGCTCGCCGCACGCAGCATCAAGGATCTGGTGCGCGCCTCCGGCGGCCTGTACGACCCGCCGCGCCGCTTCCGCAACTGGTGA
- the mdcC gene encoding malonate decarboxylase acyl carrier protein, with product MERFTLSLPSAPCARADAAAALCGVVSSGNLEILVDRGSMADRCDIEVNTSAHGFRDTWEAVLADAVARHAAGGLALAINDAGATPAVVSLRLDQALEALEDRA from the coding sequence ATGGAACGTTTCACCCTTTCGTTGCCGAGTGCGCCCTGCGCGCGCGCTGACGCGGCCGCCGCGCTGTGCGGCGTCGTGTCCTCCGGCAATCTGGAAATCCTGGTCGACCGCGGCAGCATGGCCGACCGCTGCGACATCGAAGTGAACACCTCTGCGCACGGCTTCCGCGACACCTGGGAGGCGGTGCTCGCCGACGCGGTCGCCCGTCACGCCGCCGGCGGCCTCGCGCTCGCGATCAACGACGCCGGCGCGACACCGGCCGTCGTTAGCCTGCGCCTCGACCAGGCGCTGGAAGCGCTGGAGGACCGCGCATGA
- a CDS encoding biotin-independent malonate decarboxylase subunit beta, with protein sequence MSRLQRHSWFEADARARIAGLVDAGSFRELCGPHERLTSPHLAALDLPVAFDDGVVVGEATLDGRPVLVGAQQGEFNGGAVGEIHGAKLRGLFERARHTRPAAVLLAIDSGGVRLHEANAGLIAISELMRALLAARADGIPVYGLIGGSCGAFGGMGIVARLCDALVMSEEGRLGLSGPEVIETVKGVDEFDSKDRALVWRVTGGKLRRSLGDAALLVDDDIAAFRDAARALLARPVPTRDLAALDADQRALTLRAARHADARDGLDIWRALGLPDPAVIPMLDAADFNRLLAPLSPTEAA encoded by the coding sequence ATGAGCCGCCTGCAACGACATTCCTGGTTCGAAGCCGACGCCCGCGCCCGCATCGCCGGCCTGGTCGACGCCGGCAGCTTCCGCGAGCTGTGCGGTCCGCACGAACGGCTCACCAGCCCGCATCTGGCCGCGCTCGATCTGCCGGTCGCCTTCGACGACGGCGTCGTGGTCGGCGAAGCCACGCTCGACGGCCGGCCGGTGCTGGTCGGCGCCCAGCAGGGCGAGTTCAACGGCGGCGCCGTCGGCGAAATCCACGGTGCCAAACTGCGCGGCCTGTTCGAGCGCGCTCGCCACACACGGCCGGCGGCAGTGCTGCTGGCCATCGACTCCGGTGGCGTGCGACTGCACGAAGCCAATGCCGGGTTGATCGCGATTTCAGAACTGATGCGCGCACTGCTCGCCGCACGCGCCGACGGCATCCCGGTCTACGGCCTGATCGGCGGATCGTGCGGCGCCTTCGGCGGCATGGGCATCGTCGCCCGGCTGTGCGACGCGCTCGTCATGTCGGAAGAGGGCCGTCTCGGCCTGTCCGGCCCCGAGGTGATCGAGACGGTGAAGGGCGTCGATGAATTCGATTCGAAGGACCGCGCTCTCGTGTGGCGGGTGACCGGCGGCAAGCTCAGGCGCAGCCTCGGCGACGCCGCCCTGCTGGTGGACGACGACATCGCCGCCTTCCGCGACGCCGCGCGCGCGCTGCTCGCGCGGCCGGTGCCGACGCGCGACCTCGCCGCGCTCGACGCCGACCAGCGGGCGCTGACGCTGCGCGCTGCGCGCCACGCCGATGCGCGCGACGGCCTGGATATCTGGCGCGCGCTCGGCCTGCCCGATCCCGCGGTCATCCCGATGCTGGACGCCGCCGATTTCAACCGCCTGCTCGCTCCTCTTTCGCCGACGGAGGCCGCATGA
- the mdcE gene encoding biotin-independent malonate decarboxylase subunit gamma, with protein MNALLDRLFPTGHTVAFDGHNLAGHAESAAGRVHVIGTRDRAALTTDMALKLSQAVLDAVRADQVSGDPRPIVFIASTQGQALSRHEELLGLNGYFAHMARCVDLARRSGHRLVTLIHGEAVSGGFLAFGLLADRICALPDAQVKVMDLRAMARVTKIAPERLEALAQSSPVFAPGASNYARMGAIHALWSDSDDWPQALQQAIAEAGGEDRRAALGRERGGRTLAQPVAERVAGVPLDA; from the coding sequence ATGAACGCCCTGCTCGACCGCCTGTTTCCGACCGGCCACACGGTCGCGTTCGACGGGCACAACCTCGCCGGCCACGCCGAATCCGCAGCCGGCCGCGTGCACGTGATCGGCACCCGCGACCGCGCAGCGCTCACCACCGACATGGCGCTGAAACTGTCGCAGGCAGTGCTCGACGCGGTGCGCGCCGATCAGGTGAGCGGCGACCCGCGCCCCATCGTGTTCATCGCATCGACCCAGGGCCAGGCGCTGTCGCGCCATGAGGAGCTGCTGGGCCTGAACGGCTATTTCGCCCACATGGCGCGCTGCGTCGACCTCGCCCGCCGCAGCGGTCACCGGCTGGTGACGCTGATCCACGGCGAAGCGGTCAGCGGCGGCTTCCTTGCCTTCGGCCTGCTGGCCGACCGCATCTGCGCGCTGCCCGATGCCCAGGTGAAGGTGATGGATCTGCGTGCGATGGCGCGCGTGACCAAGATCGCGCCCGAGCGACTGGAAGCGCTGGCGCAGAGCTCGCCGGTGTTCGCGCCGGGCGCCAGCAATTACGCGCGCATGGGCGCCATCCACGCGCTGTGGTCCGACAGCGACGACTGGCCGCAGGCGCTGCAGCAGGCCATCGCCGAAGCCGGCGGCGAGGACCGCCGCGCCGCACTCGGACGCGAACGCGGCGGCCGCACGCTGGCGCAGCCGGTGGCCGAGCGCGTCGCCGGCGTACCGCTCGACGCCTGA
- the mdcG gene encoding malonate decarboxylase holo-[acyl-carrier-protein] synthase: MHRLRRHDLVWLRAGAAVTPAACSAAAAADVEAWRRAGRPLVCARSDDLPTERVRLGLTLPGTGVRRRVSLTAARADVERSTPPPPLASLLDALPAAHRPSLHAFAERCTALGITPRVYGSLLWQSLSGKPCLRDDSDLDLLFDLEDPAPLPALLALLRHADGALRLDGEIRCGAHAVAWRELAAALDGRSPRRVLAKSDEGIVLIDVGDLWPARSCAA, translated from the coding sequence ATGCACCGCCTGCGCCGTCACGACCTGGTCTGGCTGCGCGCCGGCGCGGCGGTGACTCCCGCCGCCTGCAGCGCAGCAGCTGCCGCCGATGTCGAAGCCTGGCGCAGGGCCGGCAGACCGCTGGTCTGTGCGCGCAGTGACGACCTGCCGACCGAGCGCGTGCGCCTCGGTCTCACCTTGCCCGGCACTGGGGTGCGCCGTCGCGTATCGCTGACGGCGGCGCGCGCCGACGTCGAACGCAGCACGCCACCGCCACCGCTCGCGTCGTTGCTCGACGCACTGCCGGCCGCTCACCGGCCGTCGCTGCATGCGTTCGCCGAGCGCTGCACCGCGCTTGGCATCACGCCGCGCGTCTACGGTTCGCTGCTGTGGCAGTCGCTCAGCGGCAAACCCTGTCTGCGTGACGACAGCGACCTCGACCTGCTGTTCGACCTCGAAGACCCCGCACCGCTGCCCGCGCTGCTCGCGCTGCTGCGGCACGCCGACGGCGCGCTGCGCCTCGACGGCGAAATCCGCTGCGGTGCGCACGCGGTGGCCTGGCGCGAACTGGCGGCCGCACTCGACGGCCGCAGCCCGCGTCGCGTGCTGGCGAAATCCGATGAAGGCATTGTGCTGATCGACGTCGGCGATCTGTGGCCGGCACGGAGCTGCGCCGCATGA
- the mdcB gene encoding triphosphoribosyl-dephospho-CoA synthase MdcB — MNAPARITPAPVADCERIGRLAVRSLYREVALAPKPGLVSPIDNGSHDDMDMSIFFRSLFALRHYFRDIARAGADGAGFATLQSLGLAAEAQMLAATGGINTHRGAIFNLGLLCAAAGRVAALSGTADAAHVARTVATCWGADIVAARPADGTPHADSHGLRVARRHGTGGAREQAAAGFPDVIDAALPALRAVLAAPGDDRQNRAAVQALFVLIARLDDSNLLWRGGRIGLDYAQGTARSFIAAGGVFADDWAAQAQATHEAFVARRLSPGGAADLLAVTLFLHELEGAACG, encoded by the coding sequence ATGAACGCGCCCGCCCGGATCACTCCGGCCCCGGTCGCCGACTGCGAACGCATCGGCCGGCTCGCCGTGCGCAGCCTCTACCGCGAGGTCGCGCTGGCGCCCAAGCCGGGGCTGGTCAGCCCGATCGACAACGGCAGCCACGACGACATGGACATGTCGATCTTCTTCCGCAGCCTGTTCGCGCTGCGCCACTATTTCCGCGACATCGCCCGCGCTGGAGCCGACGGCGCCGGCTTCGCCACGCTGCAGTCGCTCGGACTGGCCGCCGAAGCGCAGATGCTGGCCGCCACCGGCGGCATCAACACGCACCGCGGTGCCATCTTCAACCTCGGCCTGCTGTGCGCCGCCGCCGGACGTGTCGCGGCGCTGAGCGGAACGGCCGACGCCGCGCACGTCGCGCGCACCGTCGCCACCTGCTGGGGCGCCGACATCGTCGCCGCACGACCCGCCGATGGCACGCCACATGCGGACAGCCACGGCCTGCGCGTCGCCCGCCGCCACGGTACCGGCGGTGCGCGCGAGCAGGCGGCCGCCGGCTTTCCCGATGTGATCGACGCGGCACTGCCGGCGCTGCGCGCGGTACTCGCCGCGCCCGGTGACGACCGCCAGAACCGCGCCGCGGTGCAGGCGCTGTTCGTGCTGATCGCGCGGCTGGACGACAGCAATCTGCTGTGGCGCGGCGGCCGCATCGGTCTCGACTACGCGCAGGGCACGGCGCGCAGCTTCATCGCGGCGGGCGGCGTGTTCGCCGACGACTGGGCGGCGCAGGCGCAGGCCACGCACGAGGCCTTCGTCGCCCGCCGGCTCAGTCCGGGCGGCGCGGCCGATCTGCTGGCGGTGACGCTGTTCCTGCACGAACTGGAGGGTGCGGCGTGCGGCTGA
- a CDS encoding acyltransferase domain-containing protein — MRLIVLFSGQGGQTAEHLSELRADAKTRAWLPALDALRSNDLASNVTAQVLISALHALRWRRLAPRLPRPLLFAGYSLGELSAFALARGLPLKDWLALAARRAALMDAATAQPSGLLAVQGLTEAVLRAALEGSGCSIAIRNGDAHFVVGGASTALIELEHTLPTRGARRCVRLAVHTPSHTPLLAAARAPLAEALAPWASGRLSVPVIAGIDGRAQRDAADAVRALTAQVAQTIDWSTCMDTVLEYAPDAVLEIGPCNALARMLAERAPELPVRAVDDFSGDTAVVDWLERMAG; from the coding sequence GTGCGGCTGATCGTGCTGTTCAGCGGACAGGGCGGACAGACGGCGGAGCATCTGTCCGAACTGCGTGCCGACGCCAAGACGCGCGCCTGGCTGCCGGCTCTCGACGCGCTGCGCAGCAACGATCTGGCCAGCAACGTCACCGCACAGGTCTTGATCAGCGCGCTGCACGCGCTGCGCTGGCGCCGGCTCGCGCCGCGGCTGCCGCGACCGCTGCTGTTCGCCGGCTACTCGCTGGGCGAGTTGAGCGCGTTTGCACTGGCGCGCGGTCTGCCGCTCAAGGACTGGCTCGCACTGGCTGCACGGCGCGCCGCATTGATGGACGCCGCCACCGCGCAGCCGTCCGGCCTGCTCGCCGTGCAGGGCCTGACAGAAGCAGTACTGCGCGCTGCGCTCGAAGGCAGCGGCTGCAGCATCGCCATCCGCAACGGCGACGCCCACTTCGTCGTCGGCGGCGCAAGCACTGCGCTGATCGAGCTGGAACACACTCTGCCCACGCGCGGCGCCCGTCGCTGCGTGCGTCTCGCGGTGCACACGCCGTCGCATACACCGCTGCTCGCCGCCGCGCGGGCACCGCTGGCCGAAGCGCTGGCGCCGTGGGCAAGCGGTCGCCTGTCCGTGCCAGTCATCGCTGGCATCGACGGCCGCGCGCAGCGCGACGCTGCCGATGCCGTCCGCGCGCTGACTGCCCAGGTCGCACAGACCATAGACTGGTCCACCTGCATGGACACCGTGCTCGAATACGCACCCGACGCCGTGCTCGAAATCGGCCCCTGCAACGCCCTCGCCCGCATGCTGGCCGAGCGTGCGCCGGAGTTGCCGGTGCGCGCGGTCGACGACTTCAGCGGCGACACCGCGGTGGTCGACTGGCTGGAGCGGATGGCCGGATAG
- a CDS encoding sigma-70 family RNA polymerase sigma factor gives MILGFSKRKSFEQAVRAFSPDLYRFAWWLCRDKFVAEDLVQETFARAWKSWDDIKDSAATKSWLITIVRREHARLYERKQFDYVDVELEDLQIAADHEPIELFEMENLLGSLPLTLREPLVLQALGGFSCAEIADMLDTTEGAVMTRLTRARQALRSALTGQPARRAES, from the coding sequence GTGATACTCGGATTCAGCAAACGCAAGAGCTTCGAACAGGCGGTGCGGGCCTTCAGCCCGGATCTGTACCGCTTCGCCTGGTGGCTGTGTCGCGACAAGTTCGTCGCCGAGGACCTGGTGCAGGAAACCTTCGCCCGCGCCTGGAAATCGTGGGACGACATCAAGGACTCCGCCGCCACCAAGAGCTGGCTCATCACCATCGTGCGCCGCGAACACGCGCGGCTGTACGAGCGCAAGCAGTTCGACTACGTCGACGTCGAACTGGAAGACCTGCAGATCGCCGCCGACCACGAACCGATAGAGCTCTTCGAAATGGAAAACCTGCTCGGCAGCCTGCCGCTGACGCTGCGCGAACCGCTGGTGCTGCAGGCGCTGGGCGGCTTTTCGTGCGCAGAGATCGCCGACATGCTGGACACCACCGAAGGCGCGGTGATGACCCGCCTGACCCGCGCCCGTCAGGCACTGCGTAGCGCACTGACCGGCCAGCCGGCGCGGAGGGCCGAATCGTGA
- a CDS encoding DUF3379 family protein — protein MSSLDDKTMTFNCIDFRREKLADPRRLTEAAEEHLIACPACQAFSRRVNAGERMLQQTVAIDVPDGLAERILVGSRARTRSPLKLWALAASMVLSLGLGVQYWHTAPDRERVALAVEHVMHEPEALMSTRLIEPQRVSQVLESFGAEVKVPMTAVRYVKLCPVPGGTGWHIVFDTPKGPATLLLLPQKDERVRTITASHRGMGVHVEAGGQGMVAVVAGDTDLAREAAGMLHQHVSWAPSAALTVNERGVRPRS, from the coding sequence GTGAGCAGCCTCGACGACAAGACCATGACTTTCAACTGCATCGACTTCCGCCGCGAAAAGCTGGCCGATCCGCGCCGCCTGACCGAGGCAGCCGAGGAACACCTGATCGCCTGCCCCGCGTGCCAAGCCTTCTCGCGCCGCGTGAACGCCGGCGAACGCATGCTGCAGCAGACGGTGGCGATCGACGTGCCGGACGGTCTGGCCGAGCGCATCCTGGTCGGCAGCCGGGCGCGCACCCGCTCGCCGCTCAAGCTGTGGGCGCTGGCCGCCAGCATGGTGCTCAGCCTCGGGCTGGGCGTGCAGTACTGGCACACCGCACCCGACCGCGAGCGCGTCGCGCTGGCGGTCGAGCACGTGATGCACGAACCGGAGGCATTGATGAGCACGCGGCTGATCGAGCCGCAGCGCGTGTCGCAGGTGCTCGAAAGTTTCGGTGCCGAAGTGAAGGTGCCGATGACCGCCGTGCGCTACGTGAAGCTGTGTCCGGTGCCCGGCGGCACCGGCTGGCACATCGTGTTCGACACGCCTAAGGGCCCGGCCACGCTGCTGCTGCTGCCGCAGAAGGACGAGCGCGTGCGCACCATCACCGCCAGCCACCGCGGCATGGGGGTGCATGTCGAAGCAGGCGGCCAGGGCATGGTCGCCGTGGTGGCCGGCGACACCGACCTCGCGCGCGAGGCGGCCGGCATGCTGCACCAGCACGTGAGCTGGGCGCCTTCCGCGGCGCTGACGGTGAATGAGCGGGGTGTCCGGCCGCGCAGCTGA